CATGTATTGGATAGACAAAAATGTTTGTTTCCAAGGACACTAAAAAAGAGAAGTTAGAATTCATAAGATATTAGGCAGTATAAAGAAATTACGTGAGAATCTTTCTTACTATAACTTTAGTCCTTTCCTTTCTCTATCGCGAAGAGCTTGAGGAATTGAACCACTAAGATTGTTCCTGCTCAAGTTTCTGTCGAAGTAGAGGAAGAAAATTTCATATACACAAAAATAGTTCGTGTGAATGTAAATGTAATTAGTAGATAACTTGAGAAACTTTAGTACATGACCAACAATGATTTCATAGAGGCTAGAAACTCGGGTACCATTCCACTCAAAGTGTTATTTGACAAATCCCTGAGATGTTAAAAAATGAACCATTATTTGCTTTGTATGAAGAACTACGATGGTATCCGTATATAGATTAAACATCTGTGAGAAAAGAAACTTACGGACGTCTTTAATTATTCAGTAATGATCATACTTACAAACTTTCTAGATGAGTCAGATTCTGAAGGTCAGATACTATGGTGCCACTCAAGCCACTCGAAGATAAATTTCTGGTTATTGTAAAGCATATTAAAAGTTCATATTATATAGAAACAAGATCTTTGAGTAAGTGTAAAAGCAAGATTATAACTTACAAAGAAATTATTCTTGGTGGTGAAGATATATCATCTGTGATGCTACAATTTAATCCATCCCACAAGAATTGCTTCAGGGCACATGGATCTCCTTGCCAAGTGATTCGACTCGGTCGATAAGTagatttgattttcttgataGCAACCACTAGCATAACATTTCATGGACAGcgagaaaaatatttaatgaattAGATTTCATGGTTATGTTTAGTTAAATGgtaatttccttaaaacaagctagcaaagaaaaaaaataactaaactaTTTTTGATACCTTCACTTTCAGTTGTTTGAGATTGTGGAAGCTGGAGAACTGAGTAAACTTCAAAAGCATTAAGTAGAGGTGGAAGTGTCGATCTTTGGGTTTTTATCAACTGCATGCGGCAAATACCTCCTTTGCATTGCCTAGGATTTGTTGTAAGCCTGGTCGTTATTTCAAGATACTTAGGACTAATAACTCCGGTTTTAATTGTTTCTCCATTCAATACAAAGTCGAATTCTCTAGTTTCATTAGCCTTTAGGACTTGGATCTCGGAGAAGTGCATGTAAAAGTAAATTTGATCGTCAGGATTCTCCAAACTCCAAACCATCGTTAGTGGCGCATCAAGATTTGTAGGTGTTGCGGCCTGCTTAAGCGCAGCTTGCGGTGGATCATAGTGATTTTTATTGGATACATTTGCAGTTGTTGATATTTGTGTCCATTCGGGTTGAAAATATGGAATCCATGAACGATCATAAACATCTTTCGGGTACCTATTACAACTCACAATCTTTCTCTTAGCATGGTTGTCAAAGAGTAAAATGAGTAAGAATCTCAATTTCCCCAACCTTCttttatatctaaaattttaaatgtatcgTGATCATgcacatattattatttaagataATAGACTAGTTATGATATATTTAAAGTTGAATACGTACCGAAGAAGAACTGAGGCATTGGTAAGATACATGCGAAAATAATGCTTCAGGGAACCAGATCTAGCGATGTAAGTATCACTCGCCAAACGTCGTAGTTCCAAAGCTGATTTTGGTGTAGTTGCCCCTGTCTTAACAAGACAAATTTGTAAAGAGTTTGATCTTGGGATGTGAATGATCTCCTTCACTGTACCAGCTGGCACTATTTCCATATCTATTGTTGTCCACTTATTAGGCCCGATATGCATATCAAATTCCGGGCTAACGTTAAGCCCGTCAAAGTTCCCATAGAAAAACGTAGCTCTAATGAGATAGTTCCTACCTTCTTCGACCCTTAGATCATAGCAGTTTCGTATTCCATCTGGAAAGTATCGTAGGGTTGCGTACTGTTTTAAATTTTCCAGTTCAAGATTTTTCGGGATTCTACCGGTCTTTCCACTTTGGATGAAATTCTCATCCGATGAAAACTGTATTCCGGTTTCGGATTCTACATAAGGGGGCTCATCTATAGGTAAGCCACAATCTAAACTGATAAAACCTGTTAAGAAATGAAACATatgaatgataaaaataaaaaaaaagtgttgagTATATGCATGGGTATATAGCCGTATAGGGAAACAGGTACTAGCTATGTTAGTGGTGCTCAGTACTCTCTACTTCCATATCATAAATCCATGTTGGAATATGGTCCCTCTCCTTTCAGGGGCttatatgacaaaaataaaataattaaaatgtcaCTTCATGTGTTGTGTTAGtagaaaaacaaatactaactAACAAAAATAGGGAAAAACTAAAGATgataattgattaaaaatacCACATTTAAATCAGAATATATTTGTGGCCTCAAAATTTGTTATTAGGTGACGGAAAAGTGTTTATTATGCCTTATGGTCGGACGGGGAAGGAGGCTCGCATACCTTCTTGACTTTGTGCTTcagcaagaagaagaatgagaaaaacaCCAAACCAATACGCCACTAGAAGCCAACGAAGCCTCTTCATGATTCCGATCACAATACACTCAAAAAATTAAGATCAACGCACACTTATGTACTCACGTTTCACTTGTACACTATATGTAAGGACACACGAATTAAGCTTCTCTTATATGGACACTAAGTTAAACCGAGCTAAAGTCAACCATATGAGAAATTGAGTGACCATGGAATGAATTCTTGATTCAAGAAAAACCAAGTGAAGGAGTGAGCAATGATGTCTTCTAGTTATAACATCACTTTCgcaagattaatatattttgaatcaAAGCACGCGGAAAGTTTTCATACATGTCGTACGTGCGTATACGACCAGGTCCTATCATAACCTTGAGTAGAGAATTTTCATTGGTgcaattaaatttatttcttaattcttaACTATACAAAATGCAACTTGCTCATATAGATTTTTTACCAAAGACCTTGACAATCTGCGAAATCTTTTTGGGCTTTAATATTCACCACCATTACGCATGAAGAAACGTTAAGAGCGACTTGATTTTAATTAGGGTTGTCAAGACTTGGATATataccatattaaaaaaatatcaagagcATTAtgattagattagattagaatacaaaaaaataacttatataaTCTACAAGTCGATCAAACAGTCTACTCATCCAATTAGAAAACATTCATTATAGGGTTGGCACAATTGGCAGTTGTTCGTTACGACTGCCAACTGGCCATATATCCAATATCATACAATACTTGGATTGTAGTTGTGTAATTCATTAGAGAAAACATAAAGATGTTGGCTTATTTCAGTCTCTGCATTTAAATTTTCATTCGGGCCAAGGGAACATGTCAATATGTCATAGCCGAAACGGCATTTTTTGTGTTTCGACCTTTttcttagtattttttattaacaagtGAAGTGAGATATTCTTTAtgtattcttttcttttttctctcttacatGAATACCATTTGCAGTGTAATATACTTTGAAGTATctaagagaagaaggagagtaCGCAAATGAACGAAATACATGAATTTAACAATCTAAGCTCAAAAATCAAGAGGGTTGGAAATAAGTAGAAGTTACCAAACCATAGAGATATAAACGATACTCGATCAACTTTTAAATGTATCGTAAACATATTATTACCATATAGTCCAGTCTGAAAACAGACATTAATAGATAGACTAGTTATGGGTTATACTTAATTATAAGTTAAATATATGTACCGAAGAAGAAGGTGGTATCAAAGTGGTCGTTGACATGCAAAAGCTGGTTTTCTTTAGACTTCTATAAACCAGGCTGAACAATCAAAGTCAATTACCACTTGAAAGCCTTCCCTCTCCCTCGCTTCTATTAAAACATACTATTATTCCATTAATTAAGTATAGgttcatataattaattatgacaAGTCGAATCTTTTCTGACCAAGAAACTAGTAACaactaacaaaaacaatttccaCTACAAAACGTATTATACTAATGTGTATATTTAGATTGAGATATTGTCCATTTACTAAATTTCATTTCGccagttaatttttttctttttgggtttgaaCTATGACATGTATTCACGTTTTCAGAGGATTGACTTGGTACTTGGTATAGGGCCATTTGCTTGAAATGTCTAGTGTAGTTTTGTTCCCCTCGTCGCttataaacttgatttataGTTCATAAGTTGGAGGCCGTGACTTTCAGAATTTTCTTTGGAAATTAAGAGAATATGGAGAGTTCATATAGGCTTTTGTTGGTTGCCCTTGTAACTTTCGCTACAGTTCACTTTGTTCAAGCTCAGGACGAAGGTATGTATAACCATTTTTATGTTCTAGGAAGTATTCTTTTCTAGTAGATTAAACTTGTCTCTTTTCGCATTCCTATATATGGtcatcttaatatatatatatatatatatatatatatatatatataaagagaaggAATTTTGAGTTCTATGGATTATAATAGTTTGAACACGTTTCTTGGATCATATAGACGATGGATAAACCCTTTGAAGTAACCCAAgattattctgttttttttttcttttttcttgtgcaagtaaagaaattgtatttttaaattaccaAGAACTAGGTGTTGTCCCAcggaaaatattttagaaagatGTGATTgaagtatataattttaatatacaaattattatgtt
The Camelina sativa cultivar DH55 chromosome 6, Cs, whole genome shotgun sequence genome window above contains:
- the LOC104790863 gene encoding probable LRR receptor-like serine/threonine-protein kinase MEE39; its protein translation is MKRLRWLLVAYWFGVFLILLLAEAQSQEGFISLDCGLPIDEPPYVESETGIQFSSDENFIQSGKTGRIPKNLELENLKQYATLRYFPDGIRNCYDLRVEEGRNYLIRATFFYGNFDGLNVSPEFDMHIGPNKWTTIDMEIVPAGTVKEIIHIPRSNSLQICLVKTGATTPKSALELRRLASDTYIARSGSLKHYFRMYLTNASVLLRYPKDVYDRSWIPYFQPEWTQISTTANVSNKNHYDPPQAALKQAATPTNLDAPLTMVWSLENPDDQIYFYMHFSEIQVLKANETREFDFVLNGETIKTGVISPKYLEITTRLTTNPRQCKGGICRMQLIKTQRSTLPPLLNAFEVYSVLQLPQSQTTESEVVAIKKIKSTYRPSRITWQGDPCALKQFLWDGLNCSITDDISSPPRIISLNLSSSGLSGTIVSDLQNLTHLESLDLSNNTLSGMVPEFLASMKSLLVINLSRNNLSGSIPQALRDRERKGLKLYVLGNKHFCLSNTCIDKPKKKFPVRIVAPVVSVATIVVVMILLFVFKKKMSSRNKSEPWIKTKKKRFTYSEVMEMTKNLQRTLGEGGFGIVYHGDLNGSEPVAVKLLSQTSAQGYKEFKAEVELLLRVHHINLVSLVGYCDEQDHFALIYEYMSNGDLHQHLSGKHGGSVLNWGTRLQIAIEAALGLEYLHTGCKPAMVHRDVKSTNILLDEEFKAKLADFGLSRSFQVGGDQSQVSTNVAGTLGYLDPEYYLTSELSEKSDVYSFGILLLEIITNQRVIDQTRENPNIAEWVSFVITKGDTSQIVDPKLNGNYDTRSVWKALEVAMSCANPSSAKRPTMSQVIINLKECLASENAKINRNQNMESSHSSVDLNVTVTFDTDNVKPIAR